The sequence below is a genomic window from Cryptosporidium parvum Iowa II chromosome 6, whole genome shotgun sequence.
GTACCTTGAATATTCTCAACCTTATCCCAATGTAACTTCTTTGTCTTCGATTCTGGACCACTTGGCTTACTTCCTGTCTTTCCTCCAAATTTCCCTGCCTTTCCTTTTGGGGGTCCTTTTCCTGTTGGGGGTCCTTTCCCACCTGGTGGTCCTTTTCCCCCTGGAGGACCCTTTCCTCCTGGAGGTCCTTTCCCTTTCCCTGGTGGGCCCTTTCCTTTTGCTGGCGGCGTGCCCTTTGCCGGTGGCGCGCCCTTTGCCGGTGGCGCGCCCTTTGCTTCTGCTGGTTCTGCCTTTGGTTCTGTAGGAGCACCTTCTTTTGCTTGCGGTGGCGGAGATTTGTTAATAATGTTGTCCATTTTCCCAATACCATCCAGCAATCCAGATAATGCCTTTCCTGACTTTACACCTGCTCCTACAATACCTGTGTATACCCCTCCATCCGAAGGTTTGTATTGAATCATTGAGCTAATAAGGGCGCCAACTCCGCTACCTTTAAGAAGTTCTATCACACCCTGTGAATCAGGAGAAGGAAGTCCCCATTTTGCTGATGCTGTAAGAGCAATTCTAGTTGAAGCGCATACAAATGGCTCAAGATCGATCACATAAGGCAACTTTGTTACTACGTTACCCCCATCATCTAAAAATGAAATGCATGCAAGTCTTTCATTACCAGATTCTTCTACATCAGGTTTTGCTCCTTTAATCTTTGCTAAAATATCATCTGGAGGAAGTTGTTGATCGATACCTACTATCTGAGTCTGAGTTACTTTAACTTGTTTAGCCTCCTCcttatctttatttctttgTCTAACTAAAGGAATCAATGCATTTGGAATCCATATTgattctttgaaataagCCTTCATTTCTTCCTTACCTGCATAATCTACTAATGGCAAATAAAATGGTAAACCTGTACTCTCATCTTTTTCTATTTGAGTTAACAACTTCCCTTCTGGAGTTATACAAGGTTCTGGAATCTCCCATTTCTCCAAAACTGTCTGAGCTTCTTCATTTATCATCATTGTCACTGACTGCTCTCCCATAACTGGGAATCCTCTTGTTAACTTTGGAATGTTTATTATAGGTaacttctttctttctGTCTTACTAAATGGAGGAAGAGAAAGCATTGTAGAAACTCCTAGATAGTCTGGACCTGTAATTCTTACTTTCAAGTGAGGTAAAATTGCTGTTGAACTCACTGTCATACTCTGAAATGACTCTCCATGTAGTGCTCTGATTCTTGAAGTGCATAAAAGTTGTTGAGTTTggttatttgaaaatgggGTACTTCTATTTAACCCTCTCAAATTCTTTGgatcaaataaaaaagtcTCCAATTGTCGATACCTTAATTGATCAATACTTGGACAAATTGGACTTGCTAATAATGGTGATTCCTCATACATTATTCTTGTTAATTTACTTGATTTTCCTAAGGTATCggtaattatttcttttaaagatCTCTCTGCTCTTGATTCTAGTGATTCTCTTGCATCAATACACTTGTTCTGAAGCTCATGAGCTATATAAGAGTCTGTACAACTGCTTACATTCTCTGTTAAGTATACTTGGGTATCTGCATCTAATAAAGTTATCAATTCTAATACATATCTTGTATCAGGATGATCAAATCCTAAGTTCTCTCttctatatttataaaCCTCATTATAAAGCTCTAAAGCATATCTAAAGTTTCCAGCCTGGTGAAAAATACATCCCAAAGCTAGTATATTGTCTTGTACTAATGGAAACTCTCTGTTATTGTAGATCCTCATTAACATATCTAAAGCTACCATTATATGTTGTACTCCTTGTCTACAATCTCCAAGTAATCGATAAACTAATCCCAAATTTGAATAGCAATCAGCTACACGAGGATGAGGTGGATTCTTATTATGATCTCCCAGAACCTGTTTTCTGATTTCCAGACAATTATGTAACATTTCCTTacatttttcaaaattctttattctGAAATAGTAACTTGCTGCTGTAGAGTATGCATCACTCATAACTAAGTCTCCTGAACCATAAACTTCATTTACTAATGaaagatatttttcaaGGTAAAATGCTGATGATGTATGATCTCTATACATACTACATAGATCAGAGACTGTTAGTACCAGACTACATAATACTGAAGAATCACATGAAACTGATGGTCCTACAGCTGTAACATTTTGAGTTGAACCTCCAGATCCTGATAAATTTGAGATATTGCTAATATGAGAAGAATCATTTTTTGCATTTTTATTCTCAGAATTGCGATCTGCAACAGCTAAGATGGTATTTTCCACAAGAAATCGAAGCTCTTTAAGATATTGTTCTCCTTTACGTAATTCTCCTGTTAAACCACAACATTTAGCAATAATGATTAATTCTACAACCATTATACCTTCTAATGGGTGTCCAAGGTACTTGGATAGAAAAGCTCGAGATATTTCATAACAATGTAAAGCATTCAGCATGGCATCTGAGTATTGAGCTTTCAAAAACTTCTCTAAAGCTGAGCTTCTTAGTCTTTGAATGattctttgaatttcaTGTATTTCTCCATCTCCACGTGATTCTTCAAGACGTTGTAAAAGAAGAAGGGAATCTGTCATAATTTCAAACTTCTCATTAACAATTTGAGGTCTGGCTTTTGTTGTTTGTCCAAATAAGAGATTATTCTTTTCAGAAGTTGTTAGTGTAAAGTGTCTACTTGCAAACTCTTCTTTAAATGTTTGACTTAAAGCTGCTAGTGAGTGTTCAGCAGCTTCTGTTAATGCTGGATCCAATACACTTACGTGTAGATTAAACATATCATCTTCTCTTTGAGAAATTCGAGCATTTCttccttctttttttttcaagttaCTTTTTCCAGGAGCTTTATCTTGGAAAAGTAGACGTTTAATAGGGCCAACATCAAAAGGAAGAGTTGATTCAACAAAGGTACTTCTATTACTTAATTCTGAGTAACGTCCATCTTTAGAGAGATTGTTCTTCAATAGTTTAGATTCACCATTAATAGTGGTTGCAGTAGAAGATGCTCCTGTTGAGCTGGAAGGTAGACTACTAGCTTTGGAATCTTTACTTATACTTTTCAGAACAGTTTTTGCTGAGGCTGGCTTTGATGGTACGCTTACTGGAGGAGCGTGACCATTGGATACTGGTGTATCATTTAAAGGTTCTGATGAATTTTTAGGTATTGGGGCCTTTGGGGCTGGTTTTAATGCAGTAGGAGGTCCTTTTGAGACCTTTGGACCAGGAGGAGAGGGTGATGGAGAAGCTGACTTTGGTGGAGGTGGTGTTGATGGTTTTGGTGGAGGTGGGGATGATGGTTTTGGTGGAGGAGATTCTGAAAGGTTTGGAGAAGGAGTTGAAGATAATTTTGAAGGTGGTGGAATTTTCGTTGCTGGTTTCCCTCCAAGTGGTTTAGCAGGGGGAGGCGGTTTTTTTCCACCAGGAGGAGAAAGAGGAGCCTTGCCTGGCACACCCAATTTTTTCATagttgaataatttttttctgtttAAATATTAGTTAATTTAGACCTATTTGAGTATAActctttaattcttttcatttattgattctttttttttttgactCAGAGTTTTCCCAATCTAGAAAAGGGTCTAGATTGacattttctttcaatattgaagaaaaaagcGTTATTCTTTGTAATTTGTTAGTTTTTTAATTTAGGGAATCTTAAAAATATCCACaagaaatttaaaaataaagaaaaaaagaaaatgcaCCCCTATCTCTGTggtttttataattttaaaatttgttGGGTATTTCCAGAAAATTTTCACCAGAGTTAGGGGTACTAATATATCTACATGCACACaaagatattattggtGTATTTTGGGAAAAAAAacaacaaatattttttttgacaAGTTTTAGTGTTTGTTTtactttgaatttttacTATTGTATGTTCTTATTATCTTCTTTGTTAATTTCTATAtcttataatttttttttttgtaattcaaaaacacattttaatttatttacaaatatGACGTGTGTGCATGGTAAGAAATTTATTgggaatattaatttttaaattaatatgttaaatggaaaatatatttaaagagAAATGAgaataaaagtaaaaaattaatacattttttttttagataaaaatatgaaatagGATAATTATCTAACAAGTTCCTTTAAAAAATGTTCGTAGTTAAATCCTCCATCATTAGATGGGAAATCcctaattaaaaaaaatagtaaaaatGTTAAAAGCAGGTTGGGGGAGGCtgtttgcatgcatttaCTTGCATGGCAAATTATCACTATACCGGCGTACATGCAAGATGTACAAATAGGCGGCATATGGCACgtattgaaatatatgaACTTACTTTAAAagtatttcaatttctttattggTTAAAACTTCTCCTGTATTAGTTAATAGAGAAGTCAGCTGCTGGCTAGTGATTGATCCAGAGTTCTGtaatattggaagaaattgatgaattagaaataatattataaatagaAAATGGAGAAGTGGCACAAAGTATATTGAACTTACATTTGAGTCATACGATCTGAAAAATTGAACTAGATTTTCAAAAGTGTCTTCTGGATGTACAATAGAATCACAAAATTTTACAAAAGCTTGTAAATCACATGTTTGACCAACACTTGCGACAAATCTCTGGACTTCGCTTTCAGATGGCGCTAATCCCTAAAATTAGGAATAAAAGTGatgtttaattaataataaaaatggagTGGAAAACTGACCATTCTTCTAACAATTTCTCCAATTTTATTGGTTTGAATGGTTGGACCTCCTCCCTATAGTTTAAAAGAGAATAATGGTATTAAAAgatgatattaaagattGCTTGGGATTAGGAGTTGGGGTTAATATGGCGGAGTAATGCATTTATTTCTCCATTTTACATATCCCAAGGATGACTTGGTAAAAGCTTAACTTACAGCAGCATCTCTGaatgaaaattcaattCTCTCTTTGGActataaatatgaaaaaagaattaatttatttgcaaaaaaaaaaaaaattaagtaaTGATAATTAATAGTTAGTCATTTCTATGAGATTCAAGTTTCTTCCCTAGTTTCTCAAAATTCACtaaaggaagaaaaaatggatGGAGCGTAACAATCAAAAGAACTTACAATCTTGAAAGGTGGCATCTAAATAACtgtatataattattttgctTGCGATCTTCACACAAAATTGATAATCTATAAATtgtcttttttttttaactaaaataatttgctcttgaattttttccctctttatttttcatgCGCTTTTTTCTCTGtataataaaatctttattttatttatttcaaatatgcCGCCTTTTATTTCACGACCAAATGGCAAAGCAGATAAAGGCGGGACTTTAGGGCGGGCAAATGTGCATGTTGAATCTTGTAATGTAAATTTTTCGATACCTTCGAAgttaaagatttaataaaaataaaaaaattgtgaggaatttcaaaaaaagaaaattaagCAAGAGttagaatttaaattgttAAGATAAGAAGAATTTGTGACTGTAATTGTTAAATATTGAGATACTGAACCTTTTATTTCtgagaattattaaagtgTAAGTGTGAGTTAATTTAGGGGACATTgatcaaagaaaaaaaagtattgGCAAAACTGTTGTAATTGggttatttaaatttattcatttttttctaaaaaagGAGATTTAAAGTAAGAAAAGTAGAAAtgatttcattattaaatggaACAGGATGTGTTTCTTGTACTTCTGGGTGCAAGGTTGTAATTGATGACTACAAAACTACAGGAAGAATAGAATATGGTGTATTTGTAGGATATTATTCTGAAAGTGAAGAAAGTGATTATGATGAATCAGATGTTGTTACTTTAGATAAGAAGCCTTCAAATATCCAAGATTCATCAAGTGCTGAAGCAGTCTCTATTGAAGATGAATTAGAAGAAGGTGAAGCTGATATTATTAGAGAAATGTTTGATAATGCTTCATCTGGAGGAGAATGTTCATTAGATCAGACATGCCATTTAGCACATAGAATGGGTCTAGCACCTTCTAAATCAGATCTTGAACAACTTAACGAAGAAACTGGTGGAAAAGTAACTtatgaagattttgaaaGGTGGATTATGTCAATTACACATCCAGAAGACCATATTGATTATATGGTTTCATACTTCAGAAAGTACGATTTGAGAGGAAATGGCAAGATTTCAAGACAGCAATTCATTTGGTTAACAAGTATTGGCGGTGATATTCTTACCAGAGAAGAAGCTGAAGCTATTCTTGATAAGTTGTCCATTGGAGGAGATGTGTACTATGAAGATTTACTCAGAAAAATTATGGATGTCGAAGCTTCTGATAAGCCTATGGTAAATATTGGAAACAAGAAATCAACGCCTACAAAAATGCCAACAACTAAAGTACTTGTGACACAAGTTTCGACTACCATAAGAGATTTAGCTGATAATGAAGCATTCCTTCCTACTATTGATCTTCTTATGGCTTTAAAAGCAACCTATGGAAATGAATTAACTGAAGCAGCTGCAAAAGAAGCCACAGATTGTTGTGAAAATCAGGATGAAGCTGCTAAATGTTTACAAGAATTCTACTCAGAGTGGGCACAAAATAAAGGTATGGTTTCTAGAAAAATTGTTAGAAGTCTACTTATGGTCTGGAAGGCTAAGTTAGACCAGGTTAGTGCTGAGGCTTGGATTACAAGCTTATGTGGAACcgatgaaaatattgatattcaAAGTGTTTTGAACAAGGTAGAATGCAAAACTAACGAGATAAACTAACTTGGAATATTTTagcatttttttcttcataaATCTAAAACCTACTTATCcctttttcaaaatcaatataatcCAATTTTCCATTTTCCCCTTTTCTTacttataattaaattctgcatgcatgcaattaatatttttttttaaaatttgtgCAAATATTAACATATACCGGAGATTAGGCGCCAacttatttaatttttctaattaaatttcttgaatattcaaagaataTTGGGGtttgaaagtaaaaaaTTAAGTTATCTAAGAACaaatagtaattatttgttCTAGATATAAAATGAATGGAGGATTTAGGGGGAGAAACCATAATGTAACAGAAGATCATTTGAATTACAATATACCAAATAACTCTATACAACCACAATATGTGAATGGCACGTCAACCCATGCTCTTGGAATCCAAGAAGCAACTAATCTTACAAATTTAAGGGGAAATTTTATGGGGAATGATGGTTCTGACTATATTCCAGTTCAATTAAGAGCTGCTAATACTAATTTAAATACCAATCATTCCATTAGTCAGAATGTAAACCAGACAACCTATGGACAAAATCTCtatgatattaatagaaaCGCTCCTGGACAAATGGGAACAAAGAGCTTTGGAGGATCAAGAATGGGAGTTGCTCAATCTAAGGGGATGGCTCACACTCAGCAAATTGGTATGCAGTATGGTGATTCTATGCAAAATGGGAATCAAGGCGCCAATATTGGAGCCATGCATGACTCTAATATTGCTTCTTATGGTGTTGCAGAAATGAGTTATAGGAGTGGAAATAGCAGTAGTAGTATTGGTAGTCAGGGTGTACATAATAACATTGATTCCTCTGCTAATACTCAAAATGTCGATATCCACGATATTTCTATCCAGAATTCCTATATGAGTTCACAATCACAACCTAGAACAGTATCAAAATCGAGATCCATATCACATACTAGAACACAATCTCAGCCTGTAGCTATGGTTCATCAGCACCAATATCAACAACAACAGCAGCAACAGGTTCAACACCTTAATCATCAACAATACTTTCACTCTCAACAACAGCAGCAGCAGCGTATGCAGACCTTTTCTCAGTCTCAGACTCAGAACCAGACCCAAACTAAGACTCAGGCCCAAATCCATTCTCAGTCTCATTCCCAATCCCATGTTAAAGCCCCAAATCAGACTCAAACTCAAACTCAGGTTCATTCTCAAACCCAAATCCTATCTCAATCCCAGCCTCAATCTCGCTCTCATCTTCAGTCTCAGAGTTTGCCAGGTCCACAGTCCCAGACTTATTTTAGCCATACTCAGCCAAATAACAACATGCAGCCTCCTTCTCACCCGAGAACTCAACCATTACCACATCCCTACTCCCAAGGAAACCCAGGACATCAAGTATCATCTCAAAACTTCTCCAGTTCAAGCATTCATCCAAATTTAGTATCAGCTCAAGGATCTCACGCACAAAAAAACTTCCAAAGCTTTTCAtcttctaatattaatcagAGACAAATTGGAGacaatttgaaaaatcCAAACCATGGAATTAATGTTGGACCTAATTCTATTTATACAAAAATAGATGATACCGGGGTGGGAACATCAGGAGTAGGAGGCAGTCAGTATAGGTCGAAGCCTTACTCTCAACAGAGTAATAAATACACTCATCAGCAACAAATGAATCCAGTAAACTCAATATTGCATCCAAACTATTCTCAATCTTACTCACAGGGTTCTTCATCTAATTTAGGTGGATTGACAGAGACAGATTCTAAGACAATGTCACAATATATATCAACAATTGGATACAAGACAAGTAACATAGATTTGGGAGTTTGTAGCTTTCAAGTCAACGTTCCAAACAATATTTCAGATGAATTAAgaaattctattattagattGGTTCCAAAAGAACAGCTCAACTCGGTATTTTTCCTTgtttcatcattaattaGCAAGAGTATCAATTTTAGAGACTTTCATGTTCGTTTAATAGCTATTTTGAGGAGTAGTCAACTTGTtgaaattcttgaaaatatgCTCAGAGATTACTTCCAACTAAGTACCTCTTCttcaaatacaaattaCACTGGAATTGCTATTCATCAAGGTATCTCAGATTTAAGAGGTCAAATTTCTCATCCAATTACTACTAATAGCCAAGTTTCTGCAGGAAGATCTGACTATTTATTGGCATCACAATCTCAATACACATCTGGAATAGGCTCTAATAGTCAAATATATGATGGTACATTATTGAACTCTATGATTTCTCATGCTCACTCAAAAAAGTCTATTAGTAGACATGGAGGACATTATAATATGCATGCAAAAGAGGATATATTATTACAGATGTTGAAACATGCAAGATCTAAATCTGTTGCAAGCTTTATAGGTATTGATATGACTGGACCTTCTTCttatatttctaaaataatCTCAAATAAAACTATACAAAACAAATCTATGGTATTGGAAGAAGAATCAATATCTCCAGAAActcttaatatttatacGGAAAAACTTAATAATTATGGTCGATACCTCCTTTCTTGTGATAGTTCACTTAACTTAGAATTTATGAATTCAAATCAACAATCTGTTACTTCTAAATTAGGGAAAATAGTTAAGTTTGGTACTCAGCCAGATTTAGAAAAATCAGTTTTCTCAAGTCAAGCAGTAAAGACAATCCATAAGTTAGCATCTTTCTATGTTAGGGATATACTGAAGTTCATCCTTAATGAGGAAAGTATAAGTAATGATAAGCTGAATGGTAAAGAtcttgaagaagaagaagaagaagaagaagaaaaaggaaaaaaaagggAAGAGATACAACATAATCAAAGGGGACAAAGTGATCGTCAAATTATTGATGATCTGATTGGAAATAGTAATAGTATACAAGTTCAAAAAATGGAGAATTCAAAAACTGTTAGCCTTATATCTAAAGACTCAAGCTCTAATAATTCATGTAATTTTGGAATGGGTAAATCTATTGGAGGAAAAGGTCTGGGAATGAAGTTAACTTTATCTGGTAACGTTTCCTCTGTAAAACCCATAATGATTACTAGTCTATGGTCATGTATATACAAATCCTTACGTTATAATATGAATAGATATAA
It includes:
- a CDS encoding EF-hands domain containing protein, whose amino-acid sequence is MISLLNGTGCVSCTSGCKVVIDDYKTTGRIEYGVFVGYYSESEESDYDESDVVTLDKKPSNIQDSSSAEAVSIEDELEEGEADIIREMFDNASSGGECSLDQTCHLAHRMGLAPSKSDLEQLNEETGGKVTYEDFERWIMSITHPEDHIDYMVSYFRKYDLRGNGKISRQQFIWLTSIGGDILTREEAEAILDKLSIGGDVYYEDLLRKIMDVEASDKPMVNIGNKKSTPTKMPTTKVLVTQVSTTIRDLADNEAFLPTIDLLMALKATYGNELTEAAAKEATDCCENQDEAAKCLQEFYSEWAQNKGMVSRKIVRSLLMVWKAKLDQVSAEAWITSLCGTDENIDIQSVLNKVECKTNEIN
- a CDS encoding formin-related protein, which gives rise to MKKLGVPGKAPLSPPGGKKPPPPAKPLGGKPATKIPPPSKLSSTPSPNLSESPPPKPSSPPPPKPSTPPPPKSASPSPSPPGPKVSKGPPTALKPAPKAPIPKNSSEPLNDTPVSNGHAPPVSVPSKPASAKTVLKSISKDSKASSLPSSSTGASSTATTINGESKLLKNNLSKDGRYSELSNRSTFVESTLPFDVGPIKRLLFQDKAPGKSNLKKKEGRNARISQREDDMFNLHVSVLDPALTEAAEHSLAALSQTFKEEFASRHFTLTTSEKNNLLFGQTTKARPQIVNEKFEIMTDSLLLLQRLEESRGDGEIHEIQRIIQRLRSSALEKFLKAQYSDAMLNALHCYEISRAFLSKYLGHPLEGIMVVELIIIAKCCGLTGELRKGEQYLKELRFLVENTILAVADRNSENKNAKNDSSHISNISNLSGSGGSTQNVTAVGPSVSCDSSVLCSLVLTVSDLCSMYRDHTSSAFYLEKYLSLVNEVYGSGDLVMSDAYSTAASYYFRIKNFEKCKEMLHNCLEIRKQVLGDHNKNPPHPRVADCYSNLGLVYRLLGDCRQGVQHIMVALDMLMRIYNNREFPLVQDNILALGCIFHQAGNFRYALELYNEVYKYRRENLGFDHPDTRYVLELITLLDADTQVYLTENVSSCTDSYIAHELQNKCIDARESLESRAERSLKEIITDTLGKSSKLTRIMYEESPLLASPICPSIDQLRYRQLETFLFDPKNLRGLNRSTPFSNNQTQQLLCTSRIRALHGESFQSMTVSSTAILPHLKVRITGPDYLGVSTMLSLPPFSKTERKKLPIINIPKLTRGFPVMGEQSVTMMINEEAQTVLEKWEIPEPCITPEGKLLTQIEKDESTGLPFYLPLVDYAGKEEMKAYFKESIWIPNALIPLVRQRNKDKEEAKQVKVTQTQIVGIDQQLPPDDILAKIKGAKPDVEESGNERLACISFLDDGGNVVTKLPYVIDLEPFVCASTRIALTASAKWGLPSPDSQGVIELLKGSGVGALISSMIQYKPSDGGVYTGIVGAGVKSGKALSGLLDGIGKMDNIINKSPPPQAKEGAPTEPKAEPAEAKGAPPAKGAPPAKGTPPAKGKGPPGKGKGPPGGKGPPGGKGPPGGKGPPTGKGPPKGKAGKFGGKTGSKPSGPESKTKKLHWDKVENIQGTIWDIKEPIKLDFGNLEEVFGIESAKPKKATEATKKPKVMQILPDSKRAYNISIALSKFSAYTFQQLRDAILDLDKKILDTEATEALILMTPTPEEFAIVKEYIDAGGDLTQLDKPEQFIAAMIGIPMFGARLNAQLFILSFDNSFNELMTPLQEIITVCNEIKTNSKLKKVFSIILSVGNVLNLNTEKGEAKGFRMSSLSKLCEVRSSTKPIKTLLQYITEIIWRDKPELLSLAEPLALVEKAAKCDLGAIEGEIQSLNGSLNKVTDTMKSAQKSNERAGPMGEKDPIAKILADFVSDTEPRIEDLVATMKSVKENLEKMALYLGEPQNTIQRIVWPDYFRVLWNFISSVDLVRKTKLDEERRLKQKQENLAKREKSASTVKLKLSEKKSVSQPKRGTTESRPTLQKQKLTVNMAPKANAVKTSKLDEMASWFANEGEVQTPAFLQEVSNQADDTNVALTDLDIDVDLW